A part of Chanodichthys erythropterus isolate Z2021 chromosome 4, ASM2448905v1, whole genome shotgun sequence genomic DNA contains:
- the LOC137019407 gene encoding gamma-crystallin M2-like — translation MKVTFFEDRNFQGRSYDCMGDCADMHSYMSRCHSCRVESGCWMMYDQSNYMGNGYFFRRGEYADYMSMFGMSNCIRSCRMIPMHRGSYRMRIYERENFMGQMYEMMDDCDNIMDRYRMSHCQSCHVMDGHWLMYEQPHYRGRMWYFRPGEYRSFSNMGGMRFMSMRRIMDSWY, via the exons ATGAAG GTCACCTTTTTTGAGGACAGGAACTTCCAGGGTCGCTCCTACGACTGTATGGGCGACTGTGCTGATATGCACTCCTACATGAGCCGCTGTCACTCTTGCAGAGTGGAGAGTGGATGCTGGATGATGTACGATCAATCCAACTACATGGGAAACGGGTATTTCTTCAGGAGGGGCGAGTACGCCGATTACATGTCTATGTTTGGAATGAGCAACTGCATCAGGTCCTGCCGTATGATCCCCATG CACAGGGGATCCTACAGAATGAGGATCTACGAGAGGGAGAACTTCATGGGTCAGATGTACGAGATGATGGATGACTGTGACAACATCATGGACCGTTACCGCATGTCTCACTGCCAGTCCTGTCATGTGATGGACGGCCACTGGCTCATGTATGAGCAGCCCCACTACAGAGGCAGGATGTGGTACTTCAGGCCTGGAGAGTACAGGAGCTTCAGCAATATGGGTGGCATGAGATTCATGAGCATGAGGCGTATCATGGACTCCTGGTACTAG